From the Capnocytophaga sp. oral taxon 878 genome, the window TCCCCTATTTTAGTACGTCTTAAAGCAGATAGATATGCTCCTGAACCTAAAGCCTTGCCAAAATCGTGAGCAAGAGAACGTATATAAGTGCCTTTACTGCATTCTACTTCAAAATGTAAGTTTGGGAACTCGCTTATATCTAAATTGAAACTATGAATATATATAGTACGTTGCGGAACTTCTATGGCTTCTCCTTCACGAGCAAATTCATACAAACGTTTACCTTCTTTTTTTATAGCCGAGAATACAGGCGGTGTTTGTATTAACTCACCTAGAAATTGCTGGCGTATTTGTTCAATAAGTTCGGGGGTAATATGATCGGTAGGGTAGTGGGCATCTACAGCGGTTTCCATATCGTATGAAGGCGTGCTTGCCCCTACTGTAATAGTGCCCGTATAAGTTTTAGGGGCATCTTGTATTTCAGTAATTTTTTTTGTGAACTTACCCGTGCATATTACCAATAAACCCGAAGCCAAAGGGTCTAACGTGCCGGCGTGCCCTATTTTTATCTTTTTCTGTTTGTAATTCTTAATGATAGCCCACTTTATCTTATTTACTGCCTGAAAAGACGACCATTCCAGTGGTTTATCAATAAGTAATATACGCCCTTCCTTAAATTCTTCAGCTGTAATCATATTATAAGCAAATTAGTAAATTAGCTAATTGATAAATTAGCTAATTTCCGTAGTATTTCTCTCCTATTTTTATTTTCTCTCTGCCATTAGCTAAGCGCCATTTGTTGGTATCGCGTAATGAGAAAGCACAACCACAATATTCTTGCATATAAAAACGTTCATTTTTACAGATTTCCATATTGCAGGCAGAGCCTCCATTCTTGCGCCAATTGTAATCCCAATAAGTTAAGCCTTCGTATTTATCAGCGGCATTTTTACCTGCCCCATTCACTTGGTTAAGATCTTTCCAGCGTGATATACCCAATGAAGTAGCTATTGTATCAAAACCATTTTCATAGGCATATAAAGCAGTGCGCTCCATACGCATATCAAAACACATTGCACAACGGCTTCCTCGTTCAGGTTCAAACTCCATTCCTTTGGCACGAGCATACCAATTGTCTGTATCATATTCTGCATCCACTATAGGTACACCACATTTTTCGGCAAAACGAATATTTTCATCTTTCCTAATCTCATATTCCTTTTTAGGGTGAATGTTAGGGTTGTAAAAAAAGATAGTAAAGTCTATTCCCGAAGCCTGTATTGATTGTATAATAGAGCCCGAACAAGGTGCACAGCAAGTATGCAACAATAATTTCTTACCATTGTT encodes:
- a CDS encoding epoxyqueuosine reductase QueH: MELVHKNLILPNNGKKLLLHTCCAPCSGSIIQSIQASGIDFTIFFYNPNIHPKKEYEIRKDENIRFAEKCGVPIVDAEYDTDNWYARAKGMEFEPERGSRCAMCFDMRMERTALYAYENGFDTIATSLGISRWKDLNQVNGAGKNAADKYEGLTYWDYNWRKNGGSACNMEICKNERFYMQEYCGCAFSLRDTNKWRLANGREKIKIGEKYYGN